One genomic window of Lagenorhynchus albirostris chromosome 17, mLagAlb1.1, whole genome shotgun sequence includes the following:
- the PPDPFL gene encoding LOW QUALITY PROTEIN: pancreatic progenitor cell differentiation and proliferation factor-like protein (The sequence of the model RefSeq protein was modified relative to this genomic sequence to represent the inferred CDS: inserted 1 base in 1 codon), translating to MASVPSIGCXLAPNQYYRKSGVSSGTSLTGSDSVHFVDDDKSQRGLPEVAESTWWFKSFLQSEQAEKTSLLVGTNNNYLLQYKESQLLGEMADPRTESTKEDTL from the exons ATGGCATCAGTGCCTTCCATTGGAT CTCTGGCCCCAAACCAGTATTATCGAA AATCCGGCGTTTCTTCAGGCACCTCTCTAACTGGCTCTGATTCTGTTCACTTCGTAGATGATGACAAATCCCAGCGAG gGTTACCTGAAGTGGCAGAATCCACCTGGTGGTTTAAATCCTTTCTCCAGTCTGAACAGGCAGAGAAGACCAGTTTGCTTGTGG GAACAAATAACAATTATCTACTCCAATATAAGGAATCACAGCTCCTCGGGGAAATGGCTGATCCCAGGACAG AATCAACTAAAGAGGATACTTTGTAA